Part of the Nicotiana sylvestris chromosome 2, ASM39365v2, whole genome shotgun sequence genome, AAAACCTGATTGTGTAAATGTTTTCATGCCATCGGTGCATAGAATTTAAACTCTAACACGAATACATTCTTTTGCTCCCCCCTCTCTGGAACACGTGGTGTCTGTtctaaaataataaatacaagacATGCCTTTATGCACGCATGTTTCATGGTCAAGTGGGTGCAATGACTAACTACTATAATGATTTTAAGCTTTAAAAACCTTCGGACTTCTTCTCTTTTTGGGGTAATGGGAACTATGACTTTATGAAGTATGATATTGCGAGCCTTGATTGAGTGGAAAAATTCGTTATGGTGGTGATGGATTTGCACTAGCCTGGCGTAAGACTGTTCTAGCTGTCCGCCTCTTTGTAAAATGAATAGGAAAGGGGATCATATATCccataaaaaaaatgtttttttgtCATAGAGttccctcaatttttttttttttttgataacccAAAAGTAATCTTAAAAGAGTGCACTGAAAAATATTCCCACAGGGTTGGAGGAATTTTTCCTTTATGATCATCTGGGTGCCTATTAATTGCTAACTTTCATTGGCTGGAAAATTCTACCATGTCCATCCAACTGTAGAATCACCTTTCTTTTTTGTGGCATCTCCTTCTGAGCCCTGTATTATTTGCCATATACTTTACCCCTCTGCTTTATGCCTAGGAACAATTCCTTTTCTGTTTTCATTTATCTTGATGGAAAATTTCTTCCATTAACCAATATTGACCCCTTattaaaaataaacaaatatatagTATATTATTAGATTAATGCCATCCCTCTCTGAAAGGCCACCTTTTGAAAGCAGAACCCTGTGAAAGAGGGTGATCTGTCTGTTTCTTTTTCCCACCTTAATAGGTCCCAAAGTCTAAATCTAAGAGTTACTAAGCTTGTTTGCATACTCTGCACTAGCAGATTGAGTCCTGTGATCAAGTTCCTTCCACGGCTATTTTGTACATATAAACTTTCGCTATAGGCTTTGTTTTGTGTGCCCTCTAAATTTCGAAAGGCTAGTAAAATTACTAGAACTCCGCTATCGACTAACTTAATCTGTACAAAACTAAAAGGAATAACACACAGTAGAGATTGGAAAGAGGACAGGTGATAGTTTTTAAACCTTCAGAACCTTCTTTTCTGTTGGGTGCCTTTGTGGATTGGTAGTTCTATTGGGTACTAAATTattctttaaaatatttttaacttATTGAGGTTTGCTGTTTCTTTTGTTGGGTTTTCAAGTGAGATCCTTTGGCAGTTTTTATCTTTCTATCCTTTTTTCGTTATTTGTTTACGAATAGCTAGTTTATTTCGTCGTACTCAGTGAATACTTCAGGTTCAGTTAATCTAATTCTAAGAACCAATATTTAACAGTTAAAAGGTTATTTTTTTAATGTTGTAGTTTGATAAACTTGCCAGTACCTGGGCATGCACCAAAGCGATACATGCATGATAAGATTATTTTGAtcttcaaaaagaagaaataaactATCACTTTTATATAAAATGTGTATACTTTTTATATTTTAGAGTGGACTTGGTTTTGTTGATTAGCCATGAGATGGACTTTGAAAATGCATGCTTCAGCTCTAGTTAGCAACTAAGTTACTCGGGCACGGTGCGGGTGTCCGACATGGGTGCGGATCTAAAAGTCGGATCCTTCGAGATGTAAATTCTAAGATTCGGGGATACGTATCCTAGTAAAACAGGTGCGAGAATccggctaaaaataattcaaaaaaataaaaatataaaaatatctctaaattatgagaaatttGTAGAATACTTACGTAATACTTGTAAAGTGtggatttcttttttattctcaagATGCAGATAGGTAAAGGATTGATTTCCTAGATAAGGTATGCTACTTTCTTCAAATTTATTCTAGTTTTGGTTCTGATTTCGGGAATCAAATTGTATCTCGTTTTGAATTTTTCCGTCTGTCgtggtcaaagtacccaaaattgTTTGACCAGATTCGGTACGAATCCCATACCCACACCCACACCAGTGTCGCGTCGACACGGGTGCGGCACATAAATCTTCCATAACTGATTCAGTTATCCTACAGTGCAAAATAGGTGACCAACTGTTTCCACTTCATTTTCACAAAGAAAACATCTTCCTCTTGTTTAAGTTTTCATGTGTGAGCCCAACTTCCTTTTGCCAGTAGCTATGAGAAGCATGCAACCTTATATGGTATCTTGGTCTTCCAAATATGTTTCCAAGGCCAGTTGGTGACTTGAGGTATTGTTGGTTTATCGTTTTGTAGGCTGCACTGACACTGAATTTTCCACTACTATGTCCCTGCCATCTCAATGTGTCATCTCCATTCTGAATTCCTGTGAAGTTGTCCAGTTGTTTGTAGAACTCAATCATTCTATTTATCTTCCAATCATTCAAGTCTCTTATGAGTATTAGTTCCCAAGCTTGAGGTGACCACATTTCAGCTATAAATCTCTGTTGGTGATGAGCTCGAGCATATATGTCAGAGAATAAATCCTTCAGAGCTCCATTCCCCAGCCAATTGTCATTCCAGAAGGATGTCCTGCTACCATTTAGCACTTTAATAGACACTTAGTTTCTTAGAGCTGGCCATAATACCCTTATAGAGCTCCAAAGACTAACTCCATAAGCTGTGTTAACTGGTTTAGTCATCCAGTTGTCTTCTACTTCATATTTGGCTTTGAGTACCTTGCTCCATAAACTTTGAGGGTCTTGAGAGTATCTCCATAACCACTTTAGTTTGAGGGCTTTGCTGTGATTCTGTTAAAATTTACTGTTTTTCTATATGACAGATTGTAACATATCTTCTGATATCAGCATCATCTTCTGCTGCCACTCGCATTGATGATTGGCAGTCCAATTGGGGGAAGGACAAGTTTCCTGATATGGCAAGCGCCTCCGTAGCAATGTCCTTCCTTGCATTTGCAGCTTTGGCCTTCAGCTCCCTCATATCTGGCTATGTACTATGCAATTCTAGATCAACATAGTCATGTGCTATGTTTTGGTCTTTATCATACTTTAAAGTTTAATGCAATTGTCTGATATGAAAAATCAGTTGCAGGTTGTTCAGGTGAGTATATACTGAGGTATCCTTGAGTTAATAGTGTTGTAATGCTCCTTGTACAAGCTTTAGAATGATGTTATATATGTGTGTTGCGCAGTTTTATGCTCTTGTTAGTGAGATCCAACTATGACACAGACTAGATGCACTGCAACTTGTGGACAAGTTATTGGCTATTGTTGTCTGGTTTTTTCTAAGGCCTTTGGAATACTTAGGCCAGTGACCTTTCGAGAATTACATCTTCATGAAGTACCATGACGATTTTTTTTCTGGAGAACACAATTTTGTGCTTGTTTTTCTTTGTAGTTTCTGTTAGAGCGCAATCTGGTAATTGCCTAGATTTACACATATATTTCGAAATTCAAACTTATTATGCTGTCTTAATACTTGTATATATCATCTTTCTATGTTCTCTGAATTAACTCAAGTGGAGCTTATTTTGCCATaatgatttaaaaaaagaaaagactaGGGGTGTTCCGGATCCACATTCACACTGCGAGATGAAAGTAACAAACCTTATGCCAACTGCCGTCTGGATCGATGATGTGATATTTAACCTGCTCCTGTCCCATCTCTATGCTGTTAACTCATGCCCCCTCTCTCCCATTTTGTAAATGACAATTTTATAAAGTGACATAAAACGTCATAAAGTGCAAAACGATTCTCAATTGCCATTTACCAACATCCATTAAATTTTTGTAGGACGTTAAGATTTGCTTGGATATCTTGGAATGTTATACTGTTTGAATCGGAGAAAAAGGATTAAGGAAAGAGTGAGTGATGTGGACTTGAGTCAATAGCAAACAAGTCTGGTTCAGATCATTTCAGTTTACAGCTGCAACTACGACGATATAGTCTTCATTCCATATTAATGTCAAACGTTGAAAAGCTTCCAGCAAATACATTTTGAAGCACCATCTCAGCTGCTCCAATGGCCATAAATTCTCTCCTTTGGTTGTGTTTTTTATGTTTATGAGTTGGCAGATATCCACCGAAGCCAGAAAAATCCTCAAACTATAATATGTGTTTGAGCCTGCACTTGTATAAGTTTCGAATTTCAGGATATCATTGTATAAGTTCGAATTCCCTGTCCTTGAGTTTTACATAGCAGTTCGCCTCGTATAAATTTAGATGGTCCTGACATTTTACTTGCCGCACCTTAAACTCAACTTTCCTCAAGTTCCTATTTTCAACTACGTTACAGCATTGTCAACCAAAATATTATCCATATCCTACACATAAATGTCACTTACTTTTTAGGGTATTACTATTTTTAGCCCgtgtcagaaactatttacatctgatagtcgaaaaagtgtataaaatttgtatgatttttgtatatatatatatatatatatatatatacaaaaattatacaaattttatacacttttttggCAATTATTTTTACGGTggttatacaatgtcatttttcctACTTTTTTACACCCAATCAAACACTAAAAACTATCCAACAAATGCACCATTTCCATGGGAAGCAATTTCCTCGAGAGAAACCATAGGGATTACTATTATTTATAAATCCATCCGCATTTTGGGAGGTGCTTAAGGATTTTTATTACGCCATTTAAAACTTCAAATGCATGGAATAGTCTAAAAAAACGCATAAGTATCCACTTCATATATGCAAATAATAAAACTACACTAAATTAAAAGGAAATCAATCAAATGGAGAACTCCAACAACAAATTCCAAATACTAATACATGCATGGGTATCATATATAATTAAAACAAATACATGTCAATGGTAATAGCTACTGGAACTTAAAGTATGTTTATTTGAAAAGTGCCATCTATAGTTATATAGGTTCAAGATAAAATGTTAAGTTTATTTTAAGAAAGATAAGATATCAATGTCCTAATTCATGTGAAAAATTAAATgcatcaatttttattttttttgaacatTAACcactatttttttgaaaaaacggAGGGAGTAGCACTTTTTTCATCACGCTTCTAAAGGGGAAGCATATCATAACTTAAAGCTATTAATACTTGTAAGTACTTTAATTCGACCCATCACCCTAAATGGACTATATATTATATGTTACTCCTAGTTGAAACTAGGAAACTAAAGCACTTGAAGTTAGCTTATAGGTATATTATATAATTGATTCTAACTTATTTGAGATTGAGACGTATATTATGCATTGACATTACAGTACTCGCTCATTTaacaattaattaaaataatttttatttcaaCTATAAATCTTACAATAGCAAGTAGGGATACAAATACTAAATTTTCTTCATGAATATCATGATTTGAGTTCTTGATATCTACTAAGAATTCATAAAACGTACATTACAAATATTGTTGCTTTCGTCTCCTATTAATTATATATCTTGTGAATCCAAACACCAACAATAATAATCAGACCTTGAGAAATCCAACAGCTGCTCTGGACTCATCCTCTCAAGCTCATTTTGCCTCCACGTtgcaaaattatttttattttgtggATCTGAAGAAAGAGGGTAGTTTTCTTTTTTGTGAAATTGTGATTTCATTCGCTTGTAGAGCTTCATTGTTGCAACACAGTCTTCATAGGGATCTTGTACTCCATTTTGAATATCATACCTATACAATTTTAATTTGTCCATTAATTTTTTGTTTCTAAAATTGCAACAAAATAATAATagtggagaacaaggataaagttTCATGCAATTACCCTAGGTAAGCTTTGGTCAAGTATTTGAGAGAGTTGCTGAGCTTGCTTGTTTTCATCAGTGGCGGATATTTTGCAGTATCccttcagaaaaaaaaaaatcgaacaaTTGTTGAACCGTTCATctatagtaataataataactaTGACAACAAATTAATTTCTTCACGTATGACTAATGAACTTTATGTAATAGAATATAAAGTTATAGAACTATTTGTCATATTAAAGTAATTGAATTTTATCTAGTACTATAACactaaaaatcacaaaaatattgaTTTTTCTCACATTAAAGTGGTATCTGAACATTATAGTAAAGTGAGAAAATCTTCACGTTGAACTTTAGTGACTTTACTATTTTAGTGGGTAAAATTCAGTTACTTTATTGAGGCAAACATAGTTCAATGAGCTTACTATTTTACAGGGTAAAATTCAGTTAGTTTAATGTGATGAAAAATAATTTTGTGAATTTATTATTGTAGTAATAAATTTTAGTTATCATGCATGAAATTAATCATTGAAAATTGCATAATGACAAAACATTGGTTCTTAGCTAGATAAGCTGATCAAAGAATTAATTTACCTGATCTTTATTGCTGGATATTCCATCTCTAAACATTTAAGATCATGATCCAAACCATGGCCAACAAGAATCCTAGACCTTCCAGCTTTAGAACGGATTTGCCAAATAGGTTCTCCATTGCAAAGGAATTCTTGAATTTTTCTTGACACATTCCTTAATGGCATCGCATCCCTCAAATATTCTTGTCTTATGCCCGTTGTTTCATACCTAATAAACACATAATTTCTTGTCATTATTTAAGCTCTATATGTTGATAGTGTACAAAATATTTATACGATAAGTAGTACTAGTAATTAATAATGGGGTTGCCCAGTTGGTTTGGATggatgacttgtgatcgaatccCCCTTCAATGTCTTCTGGGTTGACCCTATCGTACAGGGATTGCCTAGTGCGGTTTACATTCCCTGTGTAGTTTGCAGGCTATTACACAAGAGATGTTTATCCAGTATGCACAAAGTGCTCACTACAGAGTGCTCACCCAAAGGGCAAAGACTGTGACATAAGTTATAACGGTTGCGGGTTTCCCCTCTtgcaaaaaaatataaagaattttTATGCTATTAGTATATATAACTTTAAGTTCGTTACCTGTAACTAGTGACAGGAAGGTTTGGTTTGATATATGAATGAAAGAGGATTCTCTCATGTTCATCAATGAGACAAACTCTTGCACATAGATCCAGAGACCCATCGCTGCCACCACCAACCATTTTACAGGCTAGGGCAACAACTCTTCCTCGGCTGTTATCAATTCTTAGTTCATCTTGAATTCCCAAATTTGCCATGCGATATATCAAACCCTACAAAAAGAACCAACATCACTTTACGCTAACTTAAACTTTTAGATAAGATGATCACATAATTAAACAAATAACAAAGCACGCATAGTTTCTTGGTTCGAGTCTCACACGCCTCCCTTTATTGAAAAAATTTTCACGTGTTTGGCCCATGAAAAATATTCAAATCACACATGAGAGAGCGTgttaaaacataattaaataatttaaaatatactCCCTCAAATAATTTAAGCTTTTAGATGACATGATCACAATATTTAACACATCATTGTTTTGAGCTATCATAGTTTAAATTACGCATACATTATTATTTGGACGTGAGAGGCATGATTCTCTGTGAACCCGTAGAGCACTTCGGCTACCAAGGATTGTCAAACAAACATCACATCCTCTCTCCTTGAAAATTCTTTCACATTCTGCCTTTGGAAGTGGTCCTGATCATATGAATTTGGAGTAATTAACGCAAACATCAAATCAAAATTCATAACTAAATAAAAAGGTAGCTAGGCAACTAAAAGTTGTAATTGCTGCTGAGAAAGATTTGGGTACGTACCAATAAGGTGCTCCCTTAAAGATTCAAAAGAGCGACAGTGTTTTCTACAAACTCCACACATTGGCTCATGAACTGAGTGATAAGATATTCTCATGTGTTCCACTAAATGCTCTTTTTTGTTGAACTGCCTATAACACGCTGCACACTTGTTCCTGCAATATCCCATGAATTATACAGAAACCATATTAATACTCTGCATGTTATCAAGGATTGAACTACGACAAGTACGTTCAACTGAACTCAATATTTTTCACGTcaaaaataaatactaaaattttagttaataGATAGGAGTAGTAAATTCTGAATCCATAATTTCAAAAATATAGTATGAGTTCAGTTTTAAAATTTAAAGATTGAATCGGTCAAGTTTACAGTAAGTACCTGAGAGTATCGGAAGACTCATATCTATGATCCATTACAGTAAAAGTGGTTGATGCTTCAGTCTGTAGACTCTAGTTTTGAGTAGAGAAGAGTTAGCTGAGAGAAGATTTGAAGAAGAAGGTGAGGGTCTCAAGCTATTTATACAAGTCTTTGATGGAcgaaaaccttttaaaagtgtATGACTGTATGTGTTAATTAATTAAGTATGATCTCAAAATTAAAATCATTATGTTACAAAAGCCTGAACTAAATTTCACTTTAAGATATATTATGAACCTGTTTGTGTGATCCAAACAGCGTCACAAACAGAAAGTGAAAAACAAATGCCTCGGCCCCACGCCTTGGCTACTAGAATATTTCTTGTTTTAATTGAAATACTATATATGTCCCAGAATCAAAGAGCCCACAGAGATATATTGCGTGAGTTGAGATATACTATAACCAAATGTCTAAttaaaaatgtattttttttCTAACATCTTATTTTAAAACAGTAagttaaaaaattaaaagaaaatgtgACAAGTGGAAATTAAATCAGCAACTTCACAAAGGTTTTAAAACCACTTGACCAAAGAGTTATGATTTTGGATTGTGTCAAGTggattcaaaatataatatatagaagCATAAAACAAATTTTGTCTTATATGTATGGTGTAATTTATAGCGAAGAGGTTCACGGCTCCTTCCGCCCCTAAATCCCCCCTGGTTATAATTTTAACATAGTAGGGCAGACAAGAGATCAATTCAAATATTACCACCATTAGAAAAAAAAGATTTCAGCCTTCATTAAAAATATCAGGTCCACAAACTAGGATTACATCAGAAGATTGTCAAGTTGCAGAATCACTATCTTATTTGATTTTTAATACTATCTTATCACAATACTGataataaaatgatttttatttCTCGGACTAGATCCTGTATATGTCCTTTCACAATATCAAGTTGCAGGTCGATCCTGTAGGTAAAGGTGACTGCCGGCAAATCACTATCTTATTTGCACACGTGCACATGGCCACTTTTCTTTGAATCcagaaccaaaatgtggttttttTTAACTCAAAATACGCAAATAAGTGTTAAGAAAAAattaccaaactatatataacgccacaaatagtggcgctatacagtaacattaactgcaccgttactgtatagcgccactatttgtggcgCTATACTGACACACCTTACATaacgccattaatagtggcgctatatcCCTATTACCATCACACATAGCGTCATTAATAGTGGTGCTATACCCCTTAATACAAATTctccgtcttcttcttcttcgttccatCTCCCCCATTTCTCATTTCTTACTCCCTTTTGGTCCCCCCCCCCACCGATTCTgcccaaattttaaaaaaaataaataaattttgggTTCCCCCGTCACATAAAAGTTGAATATTGGTGGTCCCACTGTCGAGTATagcttcgtgttattgtggattcactcttccggagtcaaaatttcgatctatttacactccgaaaattctaaatcgaggtatttcgatttattttaagttgaaacttttataacaatgcatattacttgatttgtatgtgttctatttcggtttgtgtttattttttccgaaactagcatgttaaattttatccggatttaattttagtgttgtataaaaatatgtaaattagtctaaaaaatgtgtttgttaatatcctcatgtatatttatgtgtttttatgccgtttagtttagattattttttagcgtagtaaaacgtagacccttttagcgtagtaaaatgtagagccttgtagcgtagtattgtgtagtaattgtttaattatcttatattctagcacgaaatctatatatatatatatatatatatatatatatatatatatataattcttacaattaatttattaaaaaatatgaataaaaattattaaaaaaacataaaattattaatgatagtttggtactactgggcctcagaaaatctagcacgaaacccataattataaaaattatatatatatatatatatatataatttttacaattaagttattaaaaaatatgaataaaaattattaaaaaaacataaaattattaatgatagtttggtaccactgagcctcagaaaatctagcacgaaacccataagtatatatataatttttacaattaagttgttaaaaaatatgaatttaaattataaaaaaaacacataaattttaatgatagttattaaaaattatgaatttgcagttgacgacatggatgcacctatacatcccggccctcggacgtcggagctactacccctacagccccagcatagatccgagcatatatggggggagagttgcttacgcagacttttcggggcaggagagtggatttattgtgggagtttttgactcctccccgcgttctacatccccgtgtggtccatcacctggaggagatgggattatataggatcattagcattggccggatacagctcgactatgctttgatcacggcgttgattgagcggtggcgaccagagacgcacactttccatctgcccatcgacgaagccaccatcacactccaggatgTCGAAATTTTATATGGCCTGCCCaccgatggcttgccagttttactgcctgggaATATGAGACATTTTA contains:
- the LOC104210826 gene encoding RNA exonuclease 4, with the protein product MDHRYESSDTLRNKCAACYRQFNKKEHLVEHMRISYHSVHEPMCGVCRKHCRSFESLREHLIGPLPKAECERIFKERGCDVCLTILGSRSALRVHRESCLSRPNNNGLIYRMANLGIQDELRIDNSRGRVVALACKMVGGGSDGSLDLCARVCLIDEHERILFHSYIKPNLPVTSYRYETTGIRQEYLRDAMPLRNVSRKIQEFLCNGEPIWQIRSKAGRSRILVGHGLDHDLKCLEMEYPAIKIRDTAKYPPLMKTSKLSNSLKYLTKAYLGYDIQNGVQDPYEDCVATMKLYKRMKSQFHKKENYPLSSDPQNKNNFATWRQNELERMSPEQLLDFSRSDYYCWCLDSQDI